AAGATAGCATCGCCGGCCTCCTGGTGCATTCAACCAATGAAAAGATGAGCTTCTACCAAGCCATGAAGAAGCAGATACTGAGTCCCGAAACAGCTGTATTGCTGCTGGAGAGTCAGGCAGCAACTGGCTCCCTCATTGATCCCGTGACAGTCCAAAAGCTGTCTGTTGATGAGGCACTCCaggcaggggtcattgggcctGATGTCTATGATAAACTGGTGTCTGCAGAAAAGGCGGTTTTGGGCTATAAGGACCCCTACACAGGAGATGTGCTCTCCCTGTTCCAAGCAATGAAGAAAGATCTTATCGTAAAATCTCACGCAATCCAACTGCTGGAAGCTCAGATGGCAACGGGCGGGATTATTGACCCAACCTCTGGACATCGCATTCCCGTGGACATGGCCTATCAGCGTGACATGTTCGATGAGAAGATGAACAAgattctctctgaccccagtgatGACACCAGAGGGTACTTAGACCCCAACACCCAGGACAACCTCACGTACCTGGAGCTGAAGCAGAGATGTGTGACTGACCCGAGCACCGGTCTCCGTCTGTTGATTgtgacagacaggctggtgaaaggaGTCCAGATTTACAGTGATGAACAAATCAAGGAGACCTTTAAAAAGACTCTGGTTTTGGTGAAACATGGCAGGTTCAGAGGTCGGACGGTGTCGTTATGGGAAATCATCAATTCTGAATACTTCACCGAGGATCAAATCAGGGAGTTTATTGAAGGTTTCAAATCAAGGAAGGTCACGGTCGAGAGAATTGTCACCACTGTCACTACAACCATCGAACAAacagagaaggagaagaaggaaatGACCTTTCGTGGCCTGAGACGCAAAGTGTCTGCACTGGAGTTACTGGACTCAAAGATCATTGACCAGAATCTCTTCCACAAACTAGAGCAAGGGGTCATGAACATTAAAGAAGTTTCCAAGCTCCAGTCTGTGGACCAGTATCTGACGGGCACGTGTAGCATTGCTGGGGTCCTTGTGGAGTCAACCAAAGAGAAGATGAGCATCTACCGGGCCATGACGAAACAGCTGCTGATGCCAGGAACAGCCTTGGTCCTGTTGGAGGCTCAGGCAGCGACTGGGTTTGTCATTGACCCAGTGAAGAATCTGAAAGTCTCTGTCGATGAGGCAGTTAAGGCAGGTCTCGTTGGCCCAGAGCTCCGTCAGAAGCTACTGTCTGCGGAAAGAGCAGTAACTGGTTACAAAGACCCCTACACAGGGGATGTGATCTCCTTGTTCCAGGCACTAAAGAAGGATCTGATTGTCCAGGACCATGGAATCCGTCTGCTGGAGGCACAGATTGCCACGGGTGGCATCATCGACCCTGTTCAGAGCCATCGCCTGCCCGTCGATGTGGCCTACGAGCGAGGAATGTTTGACGAGGAGATGAACAAGATTCTGTCTGACCCAAGTGATGACACCAAGGGGTTCTTTGACCCCAACACCAGGGAGAACCTCACCTACCTGCAGCTGAAGGAGAGATGTGTGACTGAAGGAGAGACTGGGCTGTGCTTGTTGTGTCTGAGGGACCTGAGTTACGTAGATAAGAAAACAGCAGCTGCATTCAAAGAGGCCACATTCTCCATTACAGGGGGGAAATTCCAGGGGAAGACCATCTCAATCTGGGAATTTCTCAATTCAGAATATCTCACAGATACAAAGAGAAGGGAGATTGTACAAGAGTTCAGATCAAGCAAGATAACATTGCAACAGATCATTACCACCTTCCTCATGATCATTGAAGAGACAGAAAACAAAACTCGATCACCCATCACTGTTGACGGATTCCGGAAGAAAGTTTCCCTTCAGGAGTTGCTGAACTCTGAGGTGATTGGTAGCGACACGTTCGAAGAACTACAGAAAGGCAAGAAGACTGTTGAAGAGCTTCTCCAGATGGGCTCAGTGAAGAAATACCTACAAGGGGACAGCAGCATTTCTGGAATACTGCTAGAACCTTCCAAAGAGAAGATGAGCATCTACCAGGCCATGACGAAACAGCTGCTGATGCCAGGAACAGCCTTGGTCCTGTTGGAGGCTCAGGCAGCGACTGGGTTTGTCATTGACCCAGTGAGGAATCTGAAAGTCTCTGTCGATGAGGCAGTTAAGGCAGGTCTCGTTGGCCCAGAGCTCCGTCAGAAGCTACTGTCTGCGGAAAGAGCAGTGACTGGTTACAAAGACCCCTACACAGGGGATGTGATCTCCTTGTTCCAGGCACTAAAGAAGGATCTGATTGTCAAGGACCATGGAATCCGTCTGCTGGAGGCACAGATTGCCACCGGTGGCATCATCGACCCCGTGCAGAGCCATCGCCTGCCCATCGATGTGGCCTACGAGCGAGGAATGTTTGACGAGGAGATGAACAAGATTCTCTCAGATGCCGGTGATGACACCAAGGGGTTCTTTGACCCCAACACCAGGGAGAACCTCACCTACCTGCAGCTGAAGGAGAGATGTGTGACTGACCCAGACACTAATCTCTGCCTCTTACCTCTGAAAACCTCGGTTCGTGAAAACGTACAAATCCAAGCAGTTCTCTCAAAAAACACAGTCACAGTTTCTTGTGGCAAGTACAAAGGGAAGAGTGTCACAATCTGGGAATTAATTAACTCTGAGTATATCAGCAAGGAACAGAGACGGGATCTTCTGGAGCGGTTCAGATCAGGGAAAATGACCATCGAAACAGTTATCACAACAATCACCACAATCATTGAGGAAACAGAAACAAAGCACGAAACACAACTCTTCTTCCCTGGACTTAGAGCAAAGGTCACAGCAACGGAGCTGTTGAAATCTGACATAATCAACGAGGAAACGTATGAAGAGCTTCAAACTGGCTCAAAGGCAGTGACGGAGGTGATGCACATGGAGAGCGTCAGGCAGTATCTGGAGGGAATGAGCAGCATCGCTGGGGTCCTTGTGGAGTCTACTGCTCAAAAGATGAGCATCTACCAGGCCATGACGAAAAAGCTGCTGATGCCAGGAACAGCCTTGGTCCTGT
This DNA window, taken from Heptranchias perlo isolate sHepPer1 chromosome 2, sHepPer1.hap1, whole genome shotgun sequence, encodes the following:
- the LOC137300148 gene encoding plectin-like produces the protein METMEKLNDVSELVEVSSSVSTGDLTKTTVTVEKLSKQKNRKWLQGEDSIAGLLVHSTNEKMSFYQAMKKQILSPETAVLLLESQAATGSLIDPVTVQKLSVDEALQAGVIGPDVYDKLVSAEKAVLGYKDPYTGDVLSLFQAMKKDLIVKSHAIQLLEAQMATGGIIDPTSGHRIPVDMAYQRDMFDEKMNKILSDPSDDTRGYLDPNTQDNLTYLELKQRCVTDPSTGLRLLIVTDRLVKGVQIYSDEQIKETFKKTLVLVKHGRFRGRTVSLWEIINSEYFTEDQIREFIEGFKSRKVTVERIVTTVTTTIEQTEKEKKEMTFRGLRRKVSALELLDSKIIDQNLFHKLEQGVMNIKEVSKLQSVDQYLTGTCSIAGVLVESTKEKMSIYRAMTKQLLMPGTALVLLEAQAATGFVIDPVKNLKVSVDEAVKAGLVGPELRQKLLSAERAVTGYKDPYTGDVISLFQALKKDLIVQDHGIRLLEAQIATGGIIDPVQSHRLPVDVAYERGMFDEEMNKILSDPSDDTKGFFDPNTRENLTYLQLKERCVTEGETGLCLLCLRDLSYVDKKTAAAFKEATFSITGGKFQGKTISIWEFLNSEYLTDTKRREIVQEFRSSKITLQQIITTFLMIIEETENKTRSPITVDGFRKKVSLQELLNSEVIGSDTFEELQKGKKTVEELLQMGSVKKYLQGDSSISGILLEPSKEKMSIYQAMTKQLLMPGTALVLLEAQAATGFVIDPVRNLKVSVDEAVKAGLVGPELRQKLLSAERAVTGYKDPYTGDVISLFQALKKDLIVKDHGIRLLEAQIATGGIIDPVQSHRLPIDVAYERGMFDEEMNKILSDAGDDTKGFFDPNTRENLTYLQLKERCVTDPDTNLCLLPLKTSVRENVQIQAVLSKNTVTVSCGKYKGKSVTIWELINSEYISKEQRRDLLERFRSGKMTIETVITTITTIIEETETKHETQLFFPGLRAKVTATELLKSDIINEETYEELQTGSKAVTEVMHMESVRQYLEGMSSIAGVLVESTAQKMSIYQAMTKKLLMPGTALVLLEAQAATGFVIDPVKNLKVSVDEAVKAGLVGPEFHQKLLSAERAVTGYKDPYTGDVISLFQALKKDLIVKDHGIRLLEAQIATGGIIDPVQSHRLPIDVAYERGMFDEEMNKILSDAGDDTKGFFDPNTRENLTYLQLKEKCVTDPDTGLCLLKMTDKSVRDQQGYSIAETESAFQGEAMSVTHGKFKGKTVSVWELIHSEYFTEEQRKELIQKYKRKEINMKTIITIITTIIEETQTQTDSSITLTSQGYTAEETEAAFRSATVCFSVWCLIHSKLFTEDKRKELIEKYGRKEIDMETIIRAITTIITETQTQTDTSITFSGLRNKVSLQELVESQIIDQKTLQDLKEGRKTVEDVSELDSVKVYLKGADSIAGVLVESTKEKMSIYQAMTKQLLMPGTALVLLEAQAATGFVIDPVKNLKVSVDEAVKAGLVGPELRQKLLSAERAVTGYKDPYTGDVISLFQALKKDLIVKDHGIRLLEAQIATGGIIDPVQSHRLPVDVAYKRGMFDEEMNKILSDAGDDTKGFFDPNTRENLTYLQLKERCVTDHVTGLCLLLLKK